The sequence below is a genomic window from Rudanella lutea DSM 19387.
ACCGGTTGTTGCTCAACCTTCGGGAGAAGGCCTGCCGGTCCGCCGATTGGCTGAATCGTTTGAGTAGGCAGTCTCGACCATACTATCATAAAACGCCGAACGGGGAGCAGAGCTCCCCGTTCGGCGTTTTGGGTAATCGATGAGTTAAACGAGGAAAGAGAAATTTCGGGTTCAGGAAAGCGCGTCCGGCATTAGCGAACGGCTACAGTTTCAGCCCAACCGACAGATAGCCCGTGCGGCCATCGGCTGGCAGCAAACCCGGACCGGGATAGCCACCCGCCCGGCGGGTAAAGTAGCGCTCATCGGTGAGGTTGTTGACACCCGCCCGGATGATGTAGCGTTTTTTCAGATTGAGCGATGCCGACAGGTCGAACACCCGGTAGGCAGGGATCAGGCCGGTTTGGGCGTTGGCCGACGCCTTCTCGGTATTGTTGGCGTCGCTGTATGCTTTGCCTACGCGGTTCATTAGGGCTGTGAGTGTGAAGCCCCGGTATGAGTAGTTGACACCGAAACGACCGATAAATTCGGGCGCATTTTCAACAAAGCGGTCGCGGAGGTTGGTTTCGTTCACCTGTCCGTTGGTTACGCTCGTCGTGCGGAGGTTACGGTAGCGGGCATCCGTGAAGCCAAGCGAGGTAAACAGGCTCAGGTAGCCCACCGCCGACCGGCCCGCCAGAGCTACAATCGGGTCAAACTCCAAGTAGGCTTCCACTCCCCGGCTCACGCTCCGGCCAATGTTGGTGCGGTACTGATACGTACGACCGGCTTCGTTCACGAGCGACAGGGTACCAATCCGGTCGTTGTAATTCACGAAGTAATAGCTCACGTCGAAGTTGAGGTAGTTGCGGAACTTACCCCGCACCCCGGCATCAACCGAGTAGCCACGGGCGTCGCGCAGGTTAGGGTCAACCACAAAATCAGTTACGGCGGCTGGCGTCAGGTCGGAGAACAGGACCGGGCGGTAGGCCTGCGACGCGTTGGCGTACAGGCTGATATCCTGAGCCAGTTTGAATTCGGTGCCGATGCCAGCCAGTAAGAACTGACGCGAACTCTGCTGAGCAACCCGATTTTCGGAGCCGTTGGCTGCAAAGCTCAACCGGCCGCTGATGTCGTTCTGGAGCGATTCGAGCCGCAGACCGGGCGTAACCGTCCAGCGCTTGTTCAGGCGGAACATCGATTCGGCAAAGGCCGCCACGTTGGTCACACGCAGGCTCAAATCGCGCGGAAACAGTTCGGTTTGCAGGTCGAGGTTAAAATCGCTACCCCGGTCGCCCCGACCCTGCTGTGTACGGTGGGTGTGCCCGTTGAAGTATTTCACGCCCGTAGCCAGTGCATGTTGCTGACCGAGCCAGTTGTACCGGCTCACAAGGCGTACCTCGCCACCCCAGTTTTTGTATAGGTCGCGGTCGATTTGGCGGTTAGCCTGTTGGCCTGTTGCGTCAGGAGCGTCGGTCGTGGTTATGGCCGATGTAAAGCCGATGCTATTGCGTTCTCCAATCAGTCCGTGCAACGTTGCGGTCAGTCGGGTATTGTCGCTGAAGGCGTATTCGGCCTTGAGGGTCGGTACGGTCCAGGGCGTGCTAAACCAGTTGCGGGCGCGGCTGCTTTGGCGGGCATCCTGCGCAAACTGAGCGTCGGTAAGGCCGCCGGGTTGCTGGCTTTCATTATACAGTTGCGATACCTCAAAACCCAGCCGGAGCTTGTTCGTCACGGCGTACGAAATAGACGCGAACCCGTTGAAAATGCCGTAGCGGCTGTTCTGCCGCCATCCATCGGCCCGCCGGTAATGGACATAGGCATTGTATTGCAACCGGCCTGAGGTACCACTCACCCGGTTGTATGTCGAAAACATACCGTAGCTTCCCACACTTTGCTGGGTTTCAAAGCTGAAGGGTTTATCCTGCGCGGCTGGCTTAAGTACGTAGTTGAGCAAGCCACCAAACTGCGGCCCATACTGCAACGATGCTCCACCCCGCACCAGTTCGATACGCTCCACGGCTTCCATCGGTGGGTTGTAATACGCTTCGGGGTAGCCAAACGGATCGGAGCTAATGTCGACCCCGTTCTGACGCACGTTGAATTCCCATGAGCGGTTCGGGCTGAGTCCACGCACCGATACGCCCACCTGCATACCTGATCCGTCGCTTTCCCAGACCATCACGCCCGGTGTTTTGCTGAATACCTGCCGACTGTTGTTGGTCACGAGGTTGGCATCCAGGGCGGCCAGGTTAATCACTTCTGATTTTTTACCGGCATAAATCGCCGTTGTGCTTATTTCGGGGAGGGTTTCGCGCTCACGCAGTCCCTTTGCTGCCCGAATCCGAACCTCGGCTAATTGCAGAATGCTTTCCTGAACGGTCAGGGTCAGGGTCGTTGTTTCAGACCGGCGAACCTCCACTTTCTGCTCCAGCGGCTGAATACCCACGCCCGAAGCAACTAACGTGTATGTGCCGGTTGGCAGGCTACGAAAATCGAAATTGCCATTGGCGTCGGTGCTGAGTGCCCGGACGGTACCTTTCAGTTGGATGGTCAGACCGGCGGCTGGTTCGCCGTTTTGGTCACGAATCTGGCCCTGAAGCCCTCCGGTTGTTACAGGGCCTTCGTTGTCGTCGGCAAAAACGGTCGGGGTGCCCGAGGACTTAGCCAGTGCCGTTGGCGCTGTGTATGAGATGAACGGTAAAAGAAAACTATATAGGAGTGCTGTCTGACGGAGTTGCATTTCTTTAGACTCATTTTAAACAATGCAAAAGTATAAGGTCAAACGCTTTCCCACAACAGTTGTTTAGAAATAATCTGAATAAGGATAGGTGGGCCGTTGATTGGTTACAGTCGGTAGAACGCAAAAATACGGGTGGGGAAAGAGGAGCTTCGGGCCGATTCCCGATATTCGTGCCGCAACCGTAATTCATCAACTCATCTATGCGATTTCTTTATCGGCCCTATCTTTTTGTCCTTCTTGCCTTTGGGGTGGCTTGTCAGCGGCCATCCGCTTCCTCATCGGCCTATTTTCCGGAAAAGGATAATGCCTGGGCAACCCGCAAGCCCGAACAGGTTGGCATGGATGCGGCCAGGTTAGCCGAGGCTGTTTCCTGGGCCAAGACACAGGAAACCACACAGATGGCACCCGACTTCTCAACGCAGGAAGAAATTTTCGGAAAGCTGCTTGGCCCCATGCCCACAAGCCGTGCAGCCACGAATGGTATTGTGCTCCGGCACGGCTACATTGTGGCCGAATGGGGCGATACCCGCCGGGCTGACCCTACGTATAGCGTGGCCAAAAGTGTGCTCTCTACGATATTGGGCATCACACTCGACCGGAAGTTAATTGGGCGTATCGACGAACCCGTGCGCCAACGGATTGGGGATGGCGGCTACGAGTCCGCTCAGAATAGTCAGGTTACGTGGGAGCACCATGTTCGGCAGACAAGTGAGTGGGAAGGAGAGCTGTGGGGCAAAAATTCCGATTTTGTTGGTAAAGAGGCATTTGGAAAAGGCGAGCGAAAGCCCCGTACCCTGCAAAAGCCCGGTACATTTTATGAGTACAACGATGTGCGGATCAATCGATTTGCGCTTTCATTGCTACGGATCTGGAAGAAACCGATCCCCGAAGTTTTCCGCGACGAAATCATGAACCCGATTGGAGCATCGGATACCTGGCAGTATATTCCGTACCCGAATGCCGTGGCTACCGTCGAGGGGCGGGCAATGCCGTCGGTAAGTGGCGGCACCCGGTGGGGGGGCGGTCTTTGGATCAATACCCGCGACGAGGCTCGTTTTGGTTATCTGATGCTTCGGCAGGGGCGCTGGAACGACCGACAGATTGTGTCTGCCGATTGGGTGAAACAGGCCACGACGCGCGGCCCCGTCGGACCCGATTACGGGTATCTGTGGTGGCTCAATACCGAACAAAAAGCGTGGCCCGACGCTCCCGCTACGAGCTACGCGGCACTGGGAGCCGGGCAGAATACCATCTGGGTCGATCCGGAGCATGATTTAGTGGTTGTGTGGCGTTGGCACAATGGGTCGCCTAATGAGCTGATCAAGCGGGTGCTGGCGGCCGTAAAGGAGAAGTAGTTTTCAACGTACGAAACGTATTTTTTGTACCATGCGTCCCGATTTTACATCTATACAATCACCGGTTTCAATGTCCGAAACGACTCAATCGGCCGTTTCGCGAACCGTACCGGTAACCACAGCTGAAGGAATCAAGCTCAAACCCCGGTTCACGGTGGCTGACCTCGCCCCGGCCGATCACCTGGAGTACGTAGCTGGCATTCCACCTTTTCTGCGTGGACCATACAGTAGCATGTATGTGAGACAACCCTGGACTGTGCGGCAATATGCGGGTTTTTCAACGGCAGAGGCTTCCAATGCATTCTACCGGCGAAACCTCGCAGCTGGGCAGAAAGGATTGTCGGTAGCATTTGACCTGGCTACACACCGAGGGTATGACTCTGATCACCCACGCGTGGTGGGCGACGTTGGTAAAGCGGGCGTAGCCATCGATACGGTCGAGGATATGAAGATTCTGTTCGATCAGATTCCGCTCGATCAGATGTCGGTGTCGATGACAATGAACGGGGCCGTAATTCCGGTGATGGCGTTTTACATCGTGGCTGCCGAGGAACAGGGCGTGTCGCCCGATAAGCTGTCGGGTACCATTCAGAACGACATTCTGAAAGAGTTCATGGTGCGTAACACCTACATCTACCCGCCCGAGCCATCGATGCGGATTGTGGGTGATATTTTCGCCTTTACGAGCCGGTTCATGCCCCGGTTCAACTCGATCAGCATCAGCGGATACCACATGCACGAGGCTGGTGCTCCTGCCCATATCGAACTGGCGTACACGCTTGCCGATGGTCTGGAGTATATCCGAACGGGCTTGGCTGCGGGCATGGGTATCGACGATTTTGCGCCCCGGCTGTCGTTTTTCTGGGGTATTGGCATGAATCATTTCATGGAAATTGCCAAGATGCGGGCGGCCCGGTTGCTGTGGGCCCGGATTGTGCAATCATTTGATCCGAAGAATAAAAAGTCGCTGGCATTGCGGACTCACTGCCAAACGTCGGGCTACAGCCTGACCGAGCAAGACCCGTTCAACAACGTGGCCCGGACAACTATCGAAGCGTTGGCCGCAGCCTTCGGTGGAACCCAGAGTCTGCATACCAACTCGCTCGATGAGGCCATTGCCCTTCCCACCGATTTTTCGGCCCGGATTGCCCGCAACACGCAACTTTACCTACAGCACGAAACCGACATAACCCGCGCCGTTGACCCCTGGGGCGGTTCGTATTATGTGGAAACGCTCACGCATGAGCTTGTGCAAAAAGCCTGGGCTCTTATTGAGGAAGTTGAACAGCTGGGGGGGATGACCAAAGCCATTGAAACCGGTCTGCCCAAGTTACGAATCGAAGAGGCTGCGGCTCGGAAGCAGGCCCGCATCGACGGCGGCAAAGATGTGATTGTGGGTGTAAACCGGTACCAAACTAAATCGGAGACGGAGATTGAACTGCTCGAAGTGGATAATCAGGCAGTTCGGGAGAGTCAGATTGCCCGACTCAAACAGGTCAAAGCCACGCGGAATGAGCAGATGGTAAACGAAGCGTTGGACCGGTTGTATGAAGGCGCGAAGAACCCCACCCAGGGGGGCTCAATGACGTCTAATCTACTGGCATTAGCGGTTGAGGCTGCCCGGTATCGGGCTACGCTGGGCGAAATTTCAGATGCAATGGAGAAAGCATTTGGTCGGCACAAAGCCACGATCCGGGCGGTGTCGGGGGTGTACTCTGCCGAGGTGTCGGATGACGAAAACTTTGCGGCTGCCCGCCAAATGGCCAACCAGTTCGCCGAACTCGATGGTCGACGGCCCCGCATCCTGATTGCCAAAATGGGGCAGGATGGGCACGACCGGGGGGCCAAAGTGATTGCCACGAGCTTTGCTGATTTAGGGTTCGATGTCGACATGGGACCCTTGTTCCAGACGCCAGCGGAAGTAGCCCGGCAAGCCGCCGAAAATGATGTTCATATTGTGGGCGTGTCGAGCCTGGCAGCCGGACACAAAACGCTGGTTCCTCAGCTTATCGATGAACTGCGGACCATTGGCCGTTCGGATATTCTGGTGATTGCCGGAGGGGTTATTCCACCGGCCGATTACCAATACCTGTACGATGCCGGTGTGAAGGGCGTGTTTGGGCCGGGTACGATTATATCCGTGGCAGCCCAGAAAATTCTGGAAGAACTGATGGCCGAAACGCACTAAAAAAAGGCCCTGTTCAAGCGAACAGGGCCTTTTTTTACTACCTACCTAATTGAGAACTTGCTTACGGGTTAGTAGGCAACAGCAACCGGTCGATCACATGGATAACCCCGTTTGAGGCTACCTGATCGGGCGTTACGATATTGGCGGCATTGTTGCCATTACCTTTACCCAGGATGGTCACCTTACCATTGTTAACATTGAAACGGACCGTAGCTCCGTTGGCGGTAGCTACATCAGCACCGTTCTGGAACGTCTGCGAGAAAGCGCGATAGTTCAGAACGTGGTACGACAGAATGTCGGCCAGACGTTTTGGATCTGCAGCCCGGATAGCGGCCTCATCGGCAAAACCAGCGGCCTTAAACGCATCGTTGGTTGGTGCGAAGATGGTCACACCGTTTTGCGAATCACCCGACAGGATCGTCTGGATCGAAGTTCCTGCGCGCTCAGCGGCTACAGCCAGGAACGACAGGTTAGCGTTTGCTTTGGCTACATCGGTAGCGTTAGCCGTAGGTGGCATCAATACACGATTGATAATGTGCACCACGCTGCTTACCGTTGGGTTGTTACCCTGTGTAATCTTGGCAGAGTTGACACTAATGTCCGAAGCACTCGCCTTATAAACCGTGAGTCGGGCGTTGGCCAATGCCGTCTGGTACGATGTGTTAACGGCCGTCGGAAAAGCGGGGAGGTCAATAACAGAGCCGACAATGTGGTACCGGAGAATCCGTTGCAGATCGGCTACGGGGGCTGCGCTTACAGCGGCCTCACTGGCATACCCTGCGGCCCGGAACGCTTCGTCGGACGGCGCGAACAACGTAATACCACCTTTGTTGACCTCATCAGTCAAGCCAGCGCGGGCAATAGCAGCTTCCAGGAAGTTCAGATTAGCCTGTTGACTTACATACGTAGCTGTTGGGAACACGGTACCTGGTGTAGTGCTTGTACCCGTACCTGGCGTGGTGCTTGTGCCCGTCCCCGGCGTAGTGGTTGTACCTGTGCCCGGGGTAGTAGTTGTACCTGTTCCAGGGGTTGTTACGGTACCGGAACCCGGACCCGTGGTGCCCGTTGTTGGGGCGGGGTCTACAACCTGATTGCTACAGCTGTACAAGAATGGAGCTGTGCTGAGTAAAGCGGCCGCTAAGGCTTGGCGAACCAGGCGACCAGAAAGTTTAACATTCATACGTTGAGAGGTTTTGTTATATAGTTTACTCCAATACGCCCGATGTTGCCGGGCGGACTGTTAATGCTCCAACGCTCCAGAAAAATAGATTGTTGTATTGTTTTAGTAACCTTATGGCGGGTGTATTACATTAGTAGGGTTTTTTGTTGATGGGTATTTTATGTGGATTTTAGTTTATTTGTGATATGTAAAATATTGATATTGAGGTATTTAATTTTGTATCTTATTCTGGTATATTTTTAATAAAATAGAGGGCTGACATAAGAGGATAAGCCCCCGTTGTTACTTCCCATTTTTGAGCGAGTGGCCTACATAGCTAAGATCAAAAAGGGGCTGTTCCCGGGAAAATTATATTTGTACCTGTACTCTCGCGTCAGGTTTTTGGAAGCCCAAATAATAAGCTACGTGAGTTATGGAAAATAGCAGACGCGCGGTTCCCCGCCGGGACCCGTCTGACCACAAACTTAAGAGTCCCCAGTCAGGCTGAGCCCGTCGAATCAGAACGCAGAAGCAGCCCTATGTGTCAGCAACTAACTATCAAACAATCAGTTACGAAAAGCCATTCCGTAATTCACGTTAAGTTGCTGCAACAAAAAAAGCGGAGCCACTCGGTCAAGTGACTCCGCTTAGGTCAGCCGGGCGCTGATTTTACCAGACCGGGTTTAATACGAATCAATAATTTGCTGCGGCAGCACTTTAACATCAATACCGGTCGCTTTTTTCAAGGCTGCATGGTTGTTGCGCCCGTCGATATAAGCCGGGTTTACCTCAATCGACTTGTTGTAGTAGTACGAGGCCAGTTCCAGCTTCCGGCGGTCAGCACCGCCTTCGTTTTGGTAAATAACCCCGAGGTTGTTGTAGGCTGGCGCATACGCATTGGCCGCCCGGATCGTCTGCTTGTAGTAATACACAGCCGAGTCGCGGTTCGGAATAATTTTCTGAAACACGTAAGCCATAGAGAAATAAGCCTCACCAAAGCCCGGATAAATCTGCGTAGCTTCTTTCAGGTGATCGAGGGCCCACCGGCCGTGCTTGTTGGCTGCGGCCACATTGGTATCAATGAGCACCTGCGCTTTTTTTACCATGTCAGCCCTCTTTTGGTTGTCTGTCAGTTTAACCACAGCTGCATTGGTCGCGTTGGCAATCGAATCGGCTTTAGCCCGGTCTTTCAGCCCTTTTTCAATCCATTCGTTGGCCACGTGCCGTTGTACCTGACAGCTACTTGGCGAGTAGGGCAAGGCAGAGTTAAACAGCACGAAGTTGTTTTTCCAGTCTTCGTTGCGCGTTACGGTCTTGAACGAATACAGCCCCAGCACCACTGTCAGCAAGGCAATCAGCGGAGCGTACTGAGCCAGTACCGGGCGAGGGGTAGAGGCTCCCGACGCGTCGGATTGGGTAGCTGCTAAGGCCGGTATTTTCGCAAAAAGCTGTTGCAGGCCCCAAACCACAACGATAGCGAAGCCCAACACGGCGGCAAACAGGAAACGTTCGGCCAGGATACCACCCCGCATCCAGATAAAGCCCAGACCCGGCGCCATAGCCACGAAGAACCAGAACAAGGCGAAACCCCAGACCGTCCTGCGGAAGAAACCCTTAATGGTAAGGTAAATCAGGCCGAGCATCAGAATCAGGCCTGTTACTACGAGCATGGTCTGCGTGCCTTTCGATGACGGAATCACGTTGTACGAATAATCATACACGAGCGGGTGCGGCAGAAACAGCAGCTTCAGGTAATACGCAAAGAACTTAAACGTACTCCGTATCTGCGTACCTTCGATAGCGTAAGGGTAGTTGGCCCAGTCGACAGGAGGTTTGCCGCTCAACGTACCAATCATTTGTAACTTTTGGTAGAAGAACAAGGCGGCTACGATCAGGAATGGCCACAAACTCAGCAGTGACCGCCAGATGTTGCGCCGGGCAAAGAAATACTGTGCGGCCGGGATAAAGGCGATACTGACAATAGACGACTCTTTCGAAAGAAATGCGAAGTAAAGAGAGGCACAGGCCAAACCGAGCCAGCTTGTCACGAGGAGGCTACCTGTTGCCGCGCCCAGACCAATCCAGATTGCCTTACCGGTTGTAATCTCGGGAATCCCCCGCGTACTCGCCATAAAGACGGCCCCAATTACGGCGGCAACGGTAGTCAGAGCAACGCCTGTGAGTTTAGCATTGATCTCGGGGTTATTCCACCACAATTCCTGCGTACCAACTTTCTTCGAGTACTGCGCTGACAGCCCCGCCGTTACCAGCAAGCTGCCCAGTACACCCGCTGCGGCAATGCGGAAAATTTCGAGCAGGTTAACACCGGCTTCGATCTGATTGGGAAGGCTCACGCTGTCTTTCCCGATGATACCCCACACCAGTGAACCACCGAGTAAACCACCAATAAGGCTAACCACTGCCCCGGCTGCCAGCCGCGCATCGGGCTTGATCCAGCCCCAGCGATTGGTTTCGAGGTAACGCCAGTGAAACAGTAACATGAGCGAAATAAACAGGAAGCTCAAAATTTCGTCGCGCCCTTTAATATTAGCGACAATCTCGGTATGAACCGGATGGGCTATGAAAATCAGACCAATGAGTAAAGCCGTAATGATTTGCCCCGTGCGGTTGGGCTGTGCGCCCTCAATAGCTAGGCCATCGGTAGTTTGTTTGGCAGGCTGTACAAACCATTTTTGCAGCAGCATACCCAGTACCAAACCGATAATGGCGTACAGAATCGTGTTGATCTGGTGATTCAGACCGGAGTTGCTACCGGCAAATTCGTGTTCAATGGCAAACGTGATCAGCGATAGCGGACGGTAATACCCGAGCGAGATATTGCTGAAGTGCCAGAATTCAGTACGAAGGAGATCGGGAATCCCTTTAAGACCGGCCTTCACGAATAAGTTTTGGCTGATGGCCGCAATATCGTCGAGGGCGTATCCGTGATTGAACGTGTTGACGTAGAGCAAAAAGCCGACAAGGGCCAACACCACCGGGGGCCACCAGGCAACGGGCCGGGTTGGAATCGGCAACGAAACCTCCGGCTCCGATGGAGCGGCCGCTTTGGGGGGCGTAGGCTTCACAAACGTCGATTGAGGGCGTGGAGCCGTTGCTGCGGTACCGCCGACCCGAATTGGCGGGGGCGGAGTAGGGCGGGCGTTCGGCGTTGAGTTAGGGGCAGGTCTTGACGAAGAAGGCTGCTTTTTTTTCGACATGACAAAAGGAAAAAGTACGAGTATTCAGTCTATTGGTATGCAACGAGCGAGTGAAGCATTTCAACGCCCGTTGAGGTAGAGGCACAGTTTAACCCCTGTAAAGTTCAAAAAGGATGCTAAAAAAAGCAATTTGTTACTCAACTCATTTCGGTCTTGTTCTGGCAACGGCATTGCTGTTAAGTCTTAATCAGGGTTGCCGAACCATGATTCCGCAACCCGGCGGATCGACCACCAACAACACACAACCCACCCGCGACGATAATCTGGCCATGGGCAATCCGAGTGGTGCATCGGTGGGTGACCCTAACAATTACCTCATGATCAAGTCGGCTTATACCCTCTCGTACAATCGCCGTCGGGGTATTGCCAACTGGGTAAGCTGGCACCTGAGCACTGCCTGGAAAGGAACCGTTCGCCGAGGCAACGATTTTCGGGCCGATGCCACCCTCCCGCGCGATTGGCCTATCATCCAGACGGCCGATTACACCAACACCGGTTTCGACCGGGGGCATCTTTGTCCTTCCGACGACCGCGACGGATCAGCGGAGGACAACAGTGCTACGTTTTTACTGACCAATATCGTGCCAGAAGCTCCACGACATAACCGCGAAGTGTGGAAAGAGCTTGAAGATTATTGCCGGAATCTGCTCAACGGCAACAATGAACTGTATATCGTGGCTGGTACGAGCGGTACGGGCGGCACCGGGGCAAATGGAGAAGCAAGTAAACTGGCCGATGGTAAGCTGACTGTGCCGGCCTCGCTCTGGAAAGTAATTGTTGTGCTGCCCGTGGGGTCTAATGATCTGCAACGGATCAACAGCAATACCCGGGTGATTGCGGTAAATATTCCGAACCGGCAAACGGCCGCCGATAAGCCCTGGTATGCATACACCCTCAGTATCGATGATCTGGAGCGCCGTACCGGCTACGATTTCCTGTCGAATCTGCCTGCCGAGTTGCAACAAATACTCGAAAGCCGGATTGATGGGGGAGTGAATTAGGTAGAAAAGGAGAAGGAAGGAAAGGGAGAAGGGAGAGCTAATTTCCCTTTTTTCCTTTCCTCCCTTCTTCCTTTCCCTTCCTTTTTACAATTGCGGAATCCGCAGTACCTGATTTGGGTAAATCAGGTCAGGATCTTTGAGCATGGGTTTGTTGGCTTCGAAAATGACGCCGTATTTCATGGGATCACCGTACACCTCTTTCGAGATTTTTGACAGCGAATCGCCCTCTTTAACCGTGTAATAACGTGCTTCTGGGGTTGGGTCGGCAACTTCCAGCTGATTGTCTACCACCTGAACGCCCTCAACGTTACCTACAGCCAACGCAATTTTCTCGGCATCTTCCTGGGTTTTCACTTCCCCTTCCAGAATCACCGTATCGCCTTTGGTTTTAACCGTCAGTTTGTTGTAGGCTAAGCCAAGTTGCTTCACGTGGTTGAGCAGCGCCTGTGCTTTCAGGGGCTCAACTTCAGCTTGTTTGGCGGGCTCGGCGGCTGGCGCTTCGTGCTCTTTGCCGAAGATTTTCTCACCAACGCCTTTAAAAAAATTTAATAGACCCATCGTTTTTATAGATTAATGTGAAACATGAGTTAACGGGGCAAAGAACAGAAATCGCTTTTAAAAGTCAACCCCGTACGCTCATCCGTATCGTTTTATTAACCTTCCGTTAATCTGAATATTTATACAAAATCGATTCTGAAAGCCCAGAAACGGGTACTTTTGCGTTCTTTTACATGAAAGTATAATTTTTCCATTGTTTAATTTACTTAAGATGGTAAATAACAAACAGTTACGATGGGGGCTGGTGCTGGGCACTCTGTTGGGTGTGTCGGCTTGTTCCAACGATATTGACCCAAATGCCGGGTTACCTACCCCAACTCGGGGCGAAGCTGACTTTACGAAGTATGTAGCCGTAGGAAACTCGCTCACGGCTGGCTACCAGGATGGGGGCTTGTACCGTGAGGGGCAGCTGAGCTCATATCCGGCTTTGCTGGCAGGCCAGTTTAAAACGGCAGGAGGGGGCGAGTTTGTACAGCCGTTGTTTGCCGAGGCTCAGGCAAATGGTTCGGGTTATCTGAAGCTGACCAGCCTGACGCCTACTACGGGAATTGTGTTGCCGGGGGCGGCCCGCGGTGGTCAAACTACGGGTGGCCAACTGCTGCTGACTAAGTACAGCGGAGCAAATCAGAACCTGGGCGTACCGGGTATCCGTATGGCCGACATTCAGCGGCCGGGTTACGGAAGTGTACAGGGCAACGCGTTTTTCGAGCGGTTACTGCCCGATAATTCGACCACAACGTATCTGCAATACGTGAGCGATAATCTCAACGGGGCTACGTTTTTTAGCTGCTGGTTGGGTAACAACGACGCCCTGGGGTATGCAACTTCTGGCGGGGTATCGCCCCTGACCGACGAAGCCGTTTTCAATACGAATTACACGGCCATGCTCAACAAACTAACTGAAAACAACCGCAAGGGTATTGTAATCGGGATTCCGCCGGTTTCGGTGGTGCCCTTCTTTACCACGGTAACATTGCCTCAACTGTTGGCGCAGGTGAATGCGGCTGTTCAGCAGCAGGCTCCCGGCACGCCGTCAATCACGGCGCTGGTGATTCAGTCGCCGGCGGCTCCGGGTGGCGTACGCGCTACCAAGTCCGGTGATCTGCTGTTACTACAGCCGTTCATTTCGGGTGAATACAACAAAATCGGATCAACCTCGGCAGGTACAGGTCGCGGACCCTACGGGCTATCGGCTACGAACCCGCTACCCTCGCAGTTTGTGCTCGATGCCGAAGAGGTGACGTTGCTCAATGCCCGCATCGCTGCGTTTAACCAAACTATGAAAACGGGAGC
It includes:
- a CDS encoding tetratricopeptide repeat protein — encoded protein: MSKKKQPSSSRPAPNSTPNARPTPPPPIRVGGTAATAPRPQSTFVKPTPPKAAAPSEPEVSLPIPTRPVAWWPPVVLALVGFLLYVNTFNHGYALDDIAAISQNLFVKAGLKGIPDLLRTEFWHFSNISLGYYRPLSLITFAIEHEFAGSNSGLNHQINTILYAIIGLVLGMLLQKWFVQPAKQTTDGLAIEGAQPNRTGQIITALLIGLIFIAHPVHTEIVANIKGRDEILSFLFISLMLLFHWRYLETNRWGWIKPDARLAAGAVVSLIGGLLGGSLVWGIIGKDSVSLPNQIEAGVNLLEIFRIAAAGVLGSLLVTAGLSAQYSKKVGTQELWWNNPEINAKLTGVALTTVAAVIGAVFMASTRGIPEITTGKAIWIGLGAATGSLLVTSWLGLACASLYFAFLSKESSIVSIAFIPAAQYFFARRNIWRSLLSLWPFLIVAALFFYQKLQMIGTLSGKPPVDWANYPYAIEGTQIRSTFKFFAYYLKLLFLPHPLVYDYSYNVIPSSKGTQTMLVVTGLILMLGLIYLTIKGFFRRTVWGFALFWFFVAMAPGLGFIWMRGGILAERFLFAAVLGFAIVVVWGLQQLFAKIPALAATQSDASGASTPRPVLAQYAPLIALLTVVLGLYSFKTVTRNEDWKNNFVLFNSALPYSPSSCQVQRHVANEWIEKGLKDRAKADSIANATNAAVVKLTDNQKRADMVKKAQVLIDTNVAAANKHGRWALDHLKEATQIYPGFGEAYFSMAYVFQKIIPNRDSAVYYYKQTIRAANAYAPAYNNLGVIYQNEGGADRRKLELASYYYNKSIEVNPAYIDGRNNHAALKKATGIDVKVLPQQIIDSY
- a CDS encoding DNA/RNA non-specific endonuclease, giving the protein MIPQPGGSTTNNTQPTRDDNLAMGNPSGASVGDPNNYLMIKSAYTLSYNRRRGIANWVSWHLSTAWKGTVRRGNDFRADATLPRDWPIIQTADYTNTGFDRGHLCPSDDRDGSAEDNSATFLLTNIVPEAPRHNREVWKELEDYCRNLLNGNNELYIVAGTSGTGGTGANGEASKLADGKLTVPASLWKVIVVLPVGSNDLQRINSNTRVIAVNIPNRQTAADKPWYAYTLSIDDLERRTGYDFLSNLPAELQQILESRIDGGVN
- the lysM gene encoding peptidoglycan-binding protein LysM yields the protein MGLLNFFKGVGEKIFGKEHEAPAAEPAKQAEVEPLKAQALLNHVKQLGLAYNKLTVKTKGDTVILEGEVKTQEDAEKIALAVGNVEGVQVVDNQLEVADPTPEARYYTVKEGDSLSKISKEVYGDPMKYGVIFEANKPMLKDPDLIYPNQVLRIPQL
- a CDS encoding SGNH/GDSL hydrolase family protein, with product MVNNKQLRWGLVLGTLLGVSACSNDIDPNAGLPTPTRGEADFTKYVAVGNSLTAGYQDGGLYREGQLSSYPALLAGQFKTAGGGEFVQPLFAEAQANGSGYLKLTSLTPTTGIVLPGAARGGQTTGGQLLLTKYSGANQNLGVPGIRMADIQRPGYGSVQGNAFFERLLPDNSTTTYLQYVSDNLNGATFFSCWLGNNDALGYATSGGVSPLTDEAVFNTNYTAMLNKLTENNRKGIVIGIPPVSVVPFFTTVTLPQLLAQVNAAVQQQAPGTPSITALVIQSPAAPGGVRATKSGDLLLLQPFISGEYNKIGSTSAGTGRGPYGLSATNPLPSQFVLDAEEVTLLNARIAAFNQTMKTGAEAKNIAYLDPGVLLTRAQQGITENGVTYNTTFVQGGIFSLDGVHLTPAGYALTANDIINTINAKYKSTIPTLNASRYRRVLLQP